Proteins found in one Lycium ferocissimum isolate CSIRO_LF1 chromosome 6, AGI_CSIRO_Lferr_CH_V1, whole genome shotgun sequence genomic segment:
- the LOC132060046 gene encoding probable protein arginine N-methyltransferase 6: MLQPTDGGYTNGYHNHDGGAAGNRVRRCSRGRTRGGRRGGGSDGGARVYQQQHGDEEEREKPAVPCTDFDTAYFHSYAHVGIHEEMIKDRVRTDSYRNAIFQHQNFIAGKVVVDVGCGTGILSIFCAQAGARRVYAVDASDIAVQANEIVKANNLSDKVIVLHGRVEDVEIDEEVDVIVSEWMGYMLLYESMLGSVITARDRWLKPGGLILPSHATLYMAPVTHPDRYSESVDFWRNVYGIDMSAIMPLAKQCAFEEPSVETITVENVLTWPQVVKHVDCYTVTSQELESITARFKFESMMRSPFHGFAFWFDVEFTGPAVLHLNNGMPPSFVEPSNSYSQEGNIHRKKRPNPNEALVLSTAPEDPPTHWQQTLVYFYEPLDVEQDQVIEGSLTLSQSKENARFMNIHLEYSSGGRSFVKESVMR, translated from the exons atgttgcaaCCAACAGACGGCGGTTACACAAACGGCTACCACAACCACGATGGCGGCGCCGCCGGTAATCGAGTACGGAGGTGCAGCCGCGGCAGGACACGTGGCGGCCGTAGAGGTGGTGGTAGCGACGGTGGTGCTAGGGTTTATCAACAGCAGCATGGAGATGAGGAGGAGAGGGAAAAACCTGCAGTTCCTTGCACGGATTTCGATACGGCGTATTTCCATTCGTATGCTCATGTTGGCATTCATGAAGAGATGATTAAG GACCGTGTGCGGACTGACAGTTATAGGAATGCAATTTTTCAGCATCAAAACTTCATTGCTGGAAAA gttgttgttgatgttggatGTGGCACTGGCATCCTATCTATATTTTGTGCGCAGGCGGGTGCAAGACGT GTGTATGCTGTTGATGCAAGCGATATAGCTGTCCAG GCGAATGAAATTGTGAAGGCAAACAACCTATCTGACAAAGTTATTGTTTTACATGGGCGGGTCGAG GATgttgaaattgatgaagaagTTGATGTTATAGTTTCAGAATGGATGGGTTACATGCTTCTTTACGAG AGCATGCTGGGGAGCGTTATCACTGCTAGGGACCGCTGGCTGAAACCAGGAGGTCTTATTCTTCCATCACATGCAACG CTCTACATGGCACCTGTGACACATCCAGATCGGTATAGTGAAAGCGTTGATTTCTGGCGTAATGTTTATGGGATAGACA TGTCTGCTATAATGCCGCTAGCAAAGCAGTGCGCATTTGAAGAGCCATCGGTGGAGACAATCACTGTAGAAAATGTTTTGACATGGCCACAAGTG GTGAAGCATGTGGACTGCTATACAGTGACAAGTCAGGAGCTAGAGTCCATCACTGCCAGATTCAAATTTGAGTCAATGATGCGAT caccCTTTCATGGTTTTGCTTTCTGGTTTGATGTGGAGTTTACTGGCCCAGCAGTACTTCATTTGAATAATGGTATGCCACCCTCATTTGTTGAGCCTTCAAACAGTTACAGTCAGGAAGGCAATATACACAGAAAGAAGCGTCCCAATCCTAACGAAGCTCTTGTCTTGTCAACTGCACCAGAGGATCCCCCAACACACTGGCAACAG ACGTTGGTTTACTTCTATGAACCCTTGGACGTGGAGCAAGATCAGGTTATAGAAGGGTCTCTAACATTGTCGCAAAGCAAAGAAAATGCTCGATTTATGAACATCCATCTTGAATATTC ATCTGGTGGACGTTCGTTTGTCAAAGAGTCAGTGATGCGTTAA